The DNA sequence CATGGCGAAGGCTTAGCATGGTCTTTCTGCTTTGGGATTAGTGCGTTGCTCGGGTGGATTGGATCTGCCGGACCGGTATTATGTGTCAGGTGGTGTATTGTACTTACCGTATTTGAGTATCTGGATTGGGATGTTATTTGGGTTGAGATTTTTATTGTTGTATGCTTTGTGTAGTATGTCTGGTTTGCACATGTATAATGTAAGTGTTTCTCTTTAAGTAGGTATATGAATCCTTGTTCCGCTCGAGTGCTTACGCTGATTCTATCTTGTGTTCGTATCCAGTGTATCAtttgagatatatattgtctGTTGAGTGTCCATGGAATGCCATGAGGATCACGTCTCCTTATATTCATCTTAAATTGCTACAATGGCTTTATCCACAACTATCATTGATAAATCTATAGACACACTGTCAAAATCCGGTGTCTATCATAGTGCAACCCCGGGATGCTGAAGGGAAGGCACACTGAAGCACAGTTACGGGACGTTCTTGCCTCAAACACGGGCGTCACTCCCGTGCCTTGAGTATCCTTGAGCTTTGATAATATCTACGATGCTCATTTTGTCACTCTGCTGCTTTGAATCTATTCGCTCTTTTTGTGCGTCTCAAGCGGTACTCCATTGCTCGATTTTATGACTCCAGCTTGCTAACCATCTTTACTAAGATGTGAATCCTTCATTCTTATTGCCATTTCGGAGTCCTGCGTTAGATACAACTTGAAGCGGTATCATCAACTCGCGTCTGGTGAAGATACCAATAGCAGTCTTGAACCTTTACACTTCGTCTATTTACTTCCCTCTTGGACCGCTATAGCGAATCGGCTGTCATGCCGTACACACGAATGGGATCTCGATCAAGCTGGATAGAAGAATCAGAAACCACATCTATCGTGTGGGAAAGCATCATTGCAAATGAGCGAACGAGGGAGGCGAGACAGGAATTCCAGTATCAGTTACCCGATAACTACAAAGTATTGAAGCGTATACCAACCCTAACCACCCTTGACAAACCAACGAAAACCATCAAGGCGCCTTCCACAAGAATCGATGAACTCCTCAAACGTTCAGCGGAAGaatccccaaagccaacgACAACCCACAATAACCTAGTTCCACACTGGAGCTACGAGAAAAACTCACTCGCGGCAGCATGCGTCTTCAGCGGCATCACAGTACtgggcatcatcttcctgaGCGTTCTCACTATCCGAAAGATCcggagaagctggaagcgCCACAAGCGCGAGAAGCAAGACTACGCCGCTTTTAAAAATCGAATCGAGgtgaacaaaaacaacagaGATTTGAATGCCTGCTTTATAACTGAAAGCAAGTCTAGTCGTGAGTCGATGATGTATAGCCGCGATAATTCACCGTCCGGAGGTTACGTCGTCGAGCAAACAGGGGGATCTGTGACCCGCGTGTATCGCGAAGGCAATAATGTTTCGAGCCACACATTCGATTCCATCTGTGCTTCTCCGGAGAAAAGGAGCCCTCCCCGCGAGATTAAGCGGACTCCAGGGGGCCGAGCGGACTCGCGTACTCCCTCGGGAAAAGGGCGTGCTGGTTTGATTCCGAGACCCATTGTCGTGGTGCCATCTCCACTAAGACATGTCTACTCGCAGAAAGCCACGCCTGTTATGCAGCCGACTAGTCCCAGCACGCTTGATTCTGAGCAGTCACTCATGCCGCCTGCCTCTGCGCACGATACCAAA is a window from the Aspergillus oryzae RIB40 DNA, chromosome 6 genome containing:
- a CDS encoding uncharacterized protein (predicted protein), yielding MSGLHMYNAPSTRIDELLKRSAEESPKPTTTHNNLVPHWSYEKNSLAAACVFSGITVLGIIFLSVLTIRKIRRSWKRHKREKQDYAAFKNRIEVNKNNRDLNACFITESKSSRESMMYSRDNSPSGGYVVEQTGGSVTRVYREGNNVSSHTFDSICASPEKRSPPREIKRTPGGRADSRTPSGKGRAGLIPRPIVVVPSPLRHVYSQKATPVMQPTSPSTLDSEQSLMPPASAHDTKPIRWASRTNIFFP